The genomic interval AGCTGTGCTTGTCCTAACTCTTTCCATTGAGGATCTGGGGTAGCGTCTGCTGTAGGAGAATTTGGATTATAGCAAAAACCATAAGAAGTCGCACCAAAACTTTGAGGAACAATAGCATCACTTGCATACATATCAATAGCCCCATTGTTATCACAATCTCCTGCAAATCTGCCGTATCTGTCGTAGAATGTGTACTGTAGAGTAGCTAAGCCTTTTGTGTCGTTTAGGAGCCTTTTTGCTTTTGCGTTGTTAATAAGCTCCTGACCCTTTAGGATGGCACCTAAGATGATACCGATGATCACTAGCACTATGGCTAGCTCCAAGAGCGTGAAACCCTTTTGATTGGTTTTAACCATGACAAATCCCTCCTTAAAAATTTTTTCAATATTTATTTTATACACTTTGGGTGAGAAATTCAAATATAAATAAAACATCTAAAAAAACTCCTTGGTGGCAGTTAAAATTGTAATAGCAAAAATTCCACCAAGGAGGTAAAAATGCAAAACTCTAATCTTTATTTTA from Sulfurihydrogenibium sp. carries:
- a CDS encoding prepilin-type N-terminal cleavage/methylation domain-containing protein, which translates into the protein MVKTNQKGFTLLELAIVLVIIGIILGAILKGQELINNAKAKRLLNDTKGLATLQYTFYDRYGRFAGDCDNNGAIDMYASDAIVPQSFGATSYGFCYNPNSPTADATPDPQWKELGQAQLVSFSNAREVARNPYSGALYAASTHDKNYTYYNVIVATQVPCYAAKVVDQAIDGSLDANNGNVRILKGTNFGGDGTGTGDATKPAEWDCDSEQQLVAYVYFFDRRPN